One window from the genome of Bradyrhizobium xenonodulans encodes:
- a CDS encoding MBL fold metallo-hydrolase, whose product MPITRRRLFGLLAGAGASVGVPSLWISRMKTYDGPVSDHFDGLTFFDPDGAPPKSLREVLRWQFGGKRQRATWPDWAPSPHADTPPERIDGDKVRLSFVGHASWLIQTGGLNILVDPVWSSRVSPVAWAGPKRHNDPGIAFEKLPKIDVVLVSHGHYDHLDIATLSRLAKNFAPRVVTPLGNDVTMRSWDPSIKVDAFDWHDRVELGGGVAVTLVPTRHWSARGMFDRNKALWASFVLETPAGKIYVVCDSGYGDGGHFRRVAEKHGPLRLAILPIGAYEPRWFMRDQHMNPEDAVKALADCGAQEALGHHHGTFQLTDEAIDAPAKALVEALDAAKIPQERFVAMKPGQVVEI is encoded by the coding sequence GTGCCGATCACCCGCCGCCGCCTGTTCGGACTGCTTGCCGGAGCCGGCGCATCGGTCGGCGTCCCCTCCCTCTGGATATCCCGCATGAAAACCTATGACGGCCCGGTCTCCGACCATTTCGACGGCCTGACCTTCTTCGATCCGGACGGCGCGCCGCCGAAATCGCTTCGCGAGGTGCTGCGCTGGCAGTTCGGCGGCAAGCGGCAGCGCGCGACCTGGCCGGATTGGGCCCCCAGCCCCCACGCCGACACCCCGCCCGAGCGCATCGACGGCGACAAGGTGCGGCTCTCCTTCGTCGGCCATGCCAGCTGGCTGATCCAGACCGGCGGCCTCAACATCCTGGTCGATCCGGTCTGGTCCTCGCGGGTCTCGCCGGTCGCCTGGGCCGGGCCGAAGCGCCACAACGATCCCGGCATCGCTTTCGAGAAGCTGCCGAAGATCGACGTCGTGCTGGTCTCGCACGGCCATTACGATCATCTGGACATCGCGACGCTATCGCGGCTCGCCAAGAATTTTGCCCCGCGCGTGGTCACCCCGCTCGGCAACGACGTAACGATGCGCAGCTGGGATCCCTCGATCAAGGTGGACGCGTTCGACTGGCACGACCGCGTCGAGCTCGGCGGCGGCGTGGCCGTGACACTGGTGCCGACAAGGCATTGGTCGGCGCGCGGCATGTTCGATCGCAACAAGGCGCTGTGGGCGAGTTTCGTGCTGGAGACACCGGCGGGCAAAATCTACGTTGTCTGCGATTCCGGCTATGGCGATGGCGGGCATTTCCGCCGCGTCGCCGAGAAGCACGGGCCGCTGCGCCTGGCGATCCTCCCGATCGGCGCCTATGAGCCGCGCTGGTTCATGCGCGATCAGCACATGAATCCCGAGGATGCGGTGAAAGCGCTGGCCGATTGCGGCGCGCAGGAAGCGCTCGGGCATCACCACGGCACGTTCCAGCTGACGGACGAGGCGATCGATGCGCCGGCGAAGGCGCTGGTGGAAGCGCTCGATGCCGCGAAGATACCGCAGGAGCGGTTCGTCGCGATGAAGCCGGGGCAGGTGGTGGAGATTTAG
- a CDS encoding SIMPL domain-containing protein, with translation MKKPAVLSITSLAAAFAATLLATPARADDFPSAITVSGEATMSAAPDLAQIDAGVANDAKSAKEASDANNAAMGKVLLALKGAGIAEKDYQTSRLSLQPQYGQNKSTGASPVVGFRASNRVTVKIRDVTKVATIIDTLVSAGANDIGNISFEVTQASKLLDDAREQAVADARRKAEIYAKATGVTLGAPISVAEGGAPVPLFKARMATAPMAAPAAVAPGEETLSVTVNVSWAIKAGQ, from the coding sequence ATGAAGAAGCCTGCCGTCCTTTCCATTACGTCTCTCGCCGCCGCTTTCGCCGCCACGCTGCTGGCAACGCCCGCGCGCGCCGACGATTTTCCGTCCGCCATTACGGTCAGCGGCGAAGCCACGATGTCCGCGGCGCCCGACCTCGCGCAGATCGACGCCGGCGTCGCCAACGACGCCAAGTCGGCGAAGGAGGCGTCCGACGCCAACAACGCCGCGATGGGCAAGGTGCTGCTGGCGCTGAAGGGCGCCGGCATCGCCGAGAAGGATTACCAGACCTCGCGGCTGTCGCTGCAGCCGCAATACGGCCAGAACAAATCCACCGGCGCCTCGCCCGTGGTCGGCTTCCGCGCCAGTAACCGCGTCACCGTCAAGATTCGCGACGTCACCAAGGTCGCCACCATCATCGATACGCTGGTCAGCGCCGGCGCCAACGACATCGGCAACATCTCCTTCGAAGTGACGCAGGCCTCAAAACTGCTCGACGATGCGCGTGAGCAGGCGGTCGCGGACGCGCGGCGCAAGGCGGAGATCTACGCCAAGGCGACAGGTGTCACGCTCGGCGCGCCGATCAGCGTCGCCGAAGGCGGCGCACCGGTGCCGTTGTTCAAGGCGCGGATGGCGACAGCGCCGATGGCCGCGCCAGCCGCCGTTGCACCGGGCGAGGAAACGCTGTCGGTGACGGTGAATGTGAGCTGGGCGATCAAGGCGGGGCAGTAA
- a CDS encoding GyrI-like domain-containing protein, translated as MFRFRRLALAALIPAAALSFGLTAAPAQTPSPAPAASASPSSTSPSPAPSASPAPAASASPAPAPAPSPAASASPSPSPAAPPPAAAATPAPVQTADPFGQETTLEPRKVVMVKGTANWDSAFDTLIDAFKALNTLLDKQGIKHAGNSMIVYTSTDDTGFTFLAEIPVDQDPKNLSKDMSIGKSPEGKALKFVHRGSYDNMDNTYEAITNHLDDKKLEAKDTFVEEYLTDPLKTAEDKLVINVFVPLK; from the coding sequence ATGTTCAGGTTTCGTCGTCTCGCTCTGGCCGCGCTGATCCCGGCAGCGGCCTTGTCGTTTGGTCTGACCGCCGCACCGGCGCAGACCCCAAGTCCGGCGCCGGCCGCGTCGGCAAGCCCTTCTTCGACAAGTCCCTCGCCGGCCCCGTCGGCCTCACCCGCACCGGCCGCCAGTGCCTCGCCTGCACCCGCCCCGGCACCATCGCCCGCGGCCAGCGCCTCACCGTCACCCAGCCCGGCGGCACCGCCGCCGGCCGCGGCCGCAACGCCCGCCCCGGTGCAGACCGCCGATCCCTTCGGCCAGGAGACCACGCTCGAGCCCCGGAAGGTCGTGATGGTCAAGGGCACCGCCAATTGGGATTCGGCCTTCGACACGCTGATCGACGCCTTCAAGGCGCTGAACACGCTGCTGGACAAGCAGGGCATCAAGCACGCCGGCAATTCGATGATCGTCTACACCTCGACCGACGACACCGGCTTCACCTTCCTCGCCGAGATCCCGGTCGATCAGGACCCCAAAAACCTGTCCAAGGACATGAGCATCGGCAAATCGCCGGAGGGCAAGGCGCTGAAATTCGTCCATCGCGGCTCCTACGACAACATGGACAACACCTATGAGGCGATCACCAATCACCTCGACGACAAGAAACTGGAAGCCAAGGACACCTTCGTCGAGGAGTACCTCACCGATCCCCTGAAGACGGCCGAGGACAAGCTCGTGATCAATGTGTTCGTGCCATTGAAGTGA
- the dapF gene encoding diaminopimelate epimerase, with translation MSALANHAFAKMNGIGNEIVVVDMRDSTAKVTPDDARAVASARGGVPYDQLMVLQKPRLDGTEAFISIYNNDGSEAGACGNGMRCVVRRIFEKSGQTTATFETAAGLLNAWRGPAPDLYTVDMGAPKFGWQDIPLAEEFRDTRYIELQIGPIDNPILHSPSVVSMGNPHAIFWVEDVNAHDLERFGPLLENHPIFPERANITLAHIVDRDHITIRTWERGAGLTRACGSAACATAVAAARLKRTERKVEITLPGGKLGIEWRERDDHVLMTGTATFEFEGNFDPALFAPAG, from the coding sequence ATGAGCGCGCTGGCCAATCACGCATTTGCCAAGATGAACGGCATCGGCAACGAGATCGTCGTTGTCGACATGCGCGATTCCACCGCAAAGGTGACGCCGGACGACGCCCGCGCGGTGGCGTCGGCGCGGGGCGGCGTACCTTACGACCAGCTCATGGTGCTCCAGAAGCCCCGGCTCGACGGCACCGAAGCCTTCATCAGCATCTACAATAATGACGGCTCGGAGGCCGGCGCGTGCGGCAACGGCATGCGCTGCGTGGTCCGCCGCATCTTCGAGAAGAGCGGCCAGACGACGGCAACATTCGAGACGGCCGCCGGCCTGCTCAATGCCTGGCGGGGTCCTGCGCCGGACCTCTACACGGTCGACATGGGCGCGCCAAAATTCGGCTGGCAGGACATCCCGCTGGCGGAGGAATTTCGCGACACCCGCTACATCGAATTGCAGATCGGGCCGATCGACAATCCGATCCTGCATTCGCCTTCTGTCGTGAGCATGGGCAATCCGCACGCGATCTTCTGGGTCGAGGACGTCAACGCCCATGATCTCGAGCGTTTCGGTCCGCTCCTGGAAAACCATCCGATCTTCCCCGAGCGCGCCAATATCACGCTGGCCCACATCGTGGATCGCGACCACATTACGATCCGCACCTGGGAGCGCGGCGCCGGCCTCACCAGGGCCTGCGGCTCGGCGGCCTGCGCCACCGCGGTTGCCGCGGCGCGGTTGAAGCGCACTGAGCGCAAGGTCGAGATCACGCTGCCCGGCGGCAAGCTCGGCATCGAATGGCGCGAGCGCGATGATCACGTGCTGATGACGGGAACGGCGACCTTCGAATTTGAAGGCAATTTCGATCCGGCGCTGTTTGCGCCGGCCGGCTGA
- the mtaB gene encoding tRNA (N(6)-L-threonylcarbamoyladenosine(37)-C(2))-methylthiotransferase MtaB: MAVDIVTFGCRLNAFEAEVIRREAEGAGLSDTIVINSCAVTNEAVAQARQSIRKLKRERPGARIVVTGCAAQTQSQMFADMAEVDRVVGNDDKMRASAWRETRNAFDINASEKVAVSDIMSVKEMAPHLIDGFAAGLPRVFVQVQNGCDHRCTFCIIPYGRGNSRSVPMGAVVEQVRALVERGHAEIVLTGVDLTSYGTDLPGAPKLGLLTKQILRHVPELRRLRISSIDSIEADADLIDAIADDARLMPHLHLSLQSGDDMILKRMKRRHSRQDAIAFCDQVRRLRPDIAFGADIIAGFPTETEEMFSRSLDLVEECGLTFLHVFPYSPRPGTPAARMPQVAGGAIKDRAKRLRASGEAALRQRLSAELGATREVLIESDGQGRTEHYLPVAIAGKQVGRVVPMMITGNDGERLVTR; the protein is encoded by the coding sequence ATGGCCGTCGACATCGTCACCTTCGGCTGCCGCCTCAACGCCTTCGAGGCCGAGGTGATCCGCCGCGAGGCCGAGGGTGCGGGCCTTTCAGATACCATCGTCATCAATAGCTGCGCCGTCACCAACGAGGCCGTGGCGCAGGCGCGGCAGTCGATCCGCAAGCTGAAGCGCGAGCGGCCCGGCGCGCGCATCGTCGTCACCGGCTGCGCGGCGCAGACGCAAAGCCAGATGTTCGCCGACATGGCCGAGGTCGATCGCGTCGTCGGCAATGACGACAAGATGCGCGCTTCCGCGTGGCGGGAGACTCGCAACGCTTTCGACATCAACGCCAGCGAAAAAGTTGCCGTCAGCGACATCATGTCGGTGAAGGAGATGGCGCCGCATCTCATCGACGGTTTTGCTGCCGGCCTTCCGCGCGTGTTCGTGCAGGTCCAGAACGGCTGCGACCATCGCTGCACGTTCTGCATCATCCCTTATGGCCGCGGCAATTCACGCTCGGTGCCGATGGGCGCGGTGGTCGAGCAGGTACGGGCGCTGGTCGAACGCGGCCACGCCGAGATCGTGCTGACCGGCGTCGATCTCACCAGCTATGGTACTGATCTGCCGGGCGCGCCAAAGCTCGGCCTATTGACGAAGCAGATCTTGCGGCACGTGCCGGAGCTGAGGCGCCTGCGCATCTCCTCGATCGATTCGATCGAGGCCGATGCCGATCTGATCGATGCCATCGCCGACGACGCGCGTCTGATGCCGCATCTGCATCTGTCGCTGCAATCCGGCGACGACATGATTTTGAAGCGCATGAAGCGGCGGCATTCGCGGCAGGACGCGATCGCGTTCTGCGACCAGGTCCGCCGTTTGCGGCCCGATATCGCGTTCGGCGCCGACATCATCGCGGGCTTCCCGACCGAAACCGAGGAGATGTTCTCGCGCTCGCTCGATCTCGTCGAGGAATGCGGCCTGACGTTCCTGCACGTCTTTCCCTATTCCCCACGCCCCGGCACACCCGCCGCGCGGATGCCGCAGGTTGCGGGCGGCGCGATCAAGGACCGCGCGAAGCGGCTGCGTGCATCTGGCGAAGCCGCCTTACGGCAGCGGCTGAGCGCCGAGCTCGGCGCAACGCGCGAGGTGCTGATCGAGAGCGACGGTCAGGGGCGCACCGAGCACTATCTGCCGGTGGCGATTGCGGGCAAGCAAGTTGGCAGGGTCGTGCCGATGATGATCACTGGCAATGATGGCGAGCGGCTCGTCACACGATAG
- a CDS encoding DUF2336 domain-containing protein: MSTAELSIIDEVESALRTGSAEKGLATARRVTDLFLSSAGNFSDEQIALFDDVLERLIDTIELRAIADMGARVALAEISAQLAPIAQAPPSVIRRLASNDEIRIAGPVLQESARLDDGELVKIASSKGEPHLLAVAGRWWLKEIVTDALLARRYPSVSRRLAANPGARVSGKGFAVIVGQAESDPELAVSVGVRVDLPSDLRRQLLRSATDAVRTRLLSRAPPHLFEEIQTAIAAVTIGVEREMSGVRDFEGAKRAIANLKATGQLTEATLLGFAKQRRYEEAVAALAALSGSTIEVIRPLMQSLREDGLLVPCKAAQLSWETTAAVLESRFATGAMKPADIARAQSNYARMTPENARRTLRFWQVRAS, encoded by the coding sequence ATGTCCACGGCCGAGTTATCGATTATCGACGAGGTCGAGTCCGCGCTTCGGACAGGCTCCGCGGAAAAAGGCCTGGCAACCGCCCGCCGCGTCACCGATCTGTTCCTGTCCTCCGCCGGCAATTTCAGTGACGAGCAGATCGCACTGTTCGACGACGTGCTCGAGCGCCTGATCGACACCATCGAGCTGCGCGCCATCGCCGACATGGGTGCGCGCGTTGCACTGGCCGAGATCAGCGCCCAGCTCGCGCCAATCGCGCAGGCGCCGCCCTCCGTGATCCGCCGCCTCGCCAGCAATGACGAGATCCGCATCGCCGGCCCCGTGCTGCAGGAATCCGCGCGCCTCGATGACGGCGAGCTGGTGAAGATCGCCTCCAGCAAGGGCGAGCCGCATCTGCTCGCGGTCGCCGGGCGCTGGTGGCTGAAGGAGATCGTCACCGACGCGCTGCTGGCGCGGCGCTATCCCAGCGTCAGCCGGCGGCTCGCTGCCAATCCCGGCGCGCGCGTCTCCGGCAAGGGATTTGCCGTCATCGTCGGTCAGGCCGAAAGCGATCCCGAACTCGCGGTCAGTGTCGGCGTCCGCGTCGACCTGCCCTCGGACCTGCGCCGCCAGTTGCTGCGCTCGGCGACGGATGCGGTGCGCACCCGCCTGCTGTCACGCGCGCCGCCGCATCTGTTCGAAGAGATCCAGACCGCGATCGCTGCCGTCACCATCGGCGTCGAGCGTGAAATGTCCGGCGTTCGCGATTTCGAGGGCGCCAAGCGGGCGATTGCAAATCTCAAGGCAACCGGCCAGCTCACCGAGGCGACGCTGCTCGGCTTCGCCAAACAGCGGCGGTATGAAGAAGCCGTGGCGGCGTTGGCGGCCCTGTCCGGATCGACCATCGAGGTGATTCGTCCGCTGATGCAGAGCCTGCGCGAAGACGGATTGCTGGTGCCGTGCAAGGCGGCCCAGCTCAGCTGGGAGACGACGGCCGCCGTGCTCGAAAGCCGTTTTGCGACCGGCGCGATGAAACCCGCCGACATCGCGAGAGCGCAAAGCAATTACGCGAGGATGACGCCGGAGAATGCGCGGCGCACGCTGCGGTTCTGGCAGGTGCGGGCGTCTTAA
- a CDS encoding RluA family pseudouridine synthase, producing the protein MLDVPQLTADEILARVLHRDGLMLIIDKPSGLPVHRGPKGGANLEDSFDALRFGLPRPPVLAHRLDKDTSGCLVLGRHRKATASLGLLFKHGKIGKTYWTVVEGGPTEDEGTIDMPLGRLNAERGWWQKPDPEGQKAVTNWKVMGRGEGLTWLAMEPVTGRTHQLRVHSSATGWPIYGDNIYGNGPRFGEPKLHLHSREIVVPISRNKEPVRVVAPAPPHMHEKLRSCGWNGE; encoded by the coding sequence TTGCTCGATGTTCCCCAATTGACGGCCGATGAAATCCTCGCCCGCGTGCTCCATCGCGACGGCCTGATGCTGATCATCGACAAGCCGTCCGGCCTGCCGGTGCATCGCGGCCCCAAGGGCGGCGCCAATCTGGAGGACTCCTTCGACGCGCTGCGTTTCGGCCTGCCGCGGCCGCCGGTGCTGGCCCACCGGCTGGACAAGGACACCTCCGGCTGCCTCGTGCTCGGCCGCCACCGAAAAGCCACCGCCTCGCTCGGCCTCCTCTTCAAGCACGGCAAGATCGGCAAGACCTACTGGACCGTGGTCGAGGGCGGCCCCACCGAAGACGAAGGCACCATCGACATGCCGCTCGGCCGGCTCAATGCCGAACGCGGCTGGTGGCAGAAGCCGGATCCGGAGGGTCAGAAGGCCGTCACCAACTGGAAGGTGATGGGGCGGGGCGAGGGCCTGACCTGGCTCGCCATGGAACCGGTGACGGGCCGAACCCATCAATTACGGGTGCATTCGTCCGCGACCGGCTGGCCGATCTACGGCGATAACATTTACGGCAACGGCCCGCGCTTCGGCGAGCCGAAGCTGCACCTGCATTCCCGCGAGATCGTGGTGCCGATCTCCCGGAACAAGGAGCCGGTCCGCGTGGTGGCGCCCGCCCCGCCCCACATGCACGAGAAGCTCCGCTCCTGCGGATGGAACGGAGAATAG
- the ftsY gene encoding signal recognition particle-docking protein FtsY: MNDTTSDPPKLSWWRRLSNGLKRTSSSLGTAVADLVTKRKLDRAMLDDIEDVLLRADLGTSVAVRIADAVGTGRYDKAISADEVKDVVATEVEKVLSPVAKPLEIDAGKKPFVILVVGVNGSGKTTTIGKLSQKFASEGRKVMLAAGDTFRAAAIEQLKVWGERTKTPVIAGAQGSDSASLAFNALTAAKEQNVDVLLIDTAGRLQNKAELMNELEKVVRVIRKVDTTAPHAVLLVLDATVGQNALSQVEAFHRTAGVTGLVMTKLDGTARGGILVALAEKFKLPVHFIGVGEGVDDLAPFTARDFARAIAGIES, from the coding sequence ATGAACGATACCACGTCAGATCCCCCCAAGCTGAGCTGGTGGCGCCGCCTGTCCAACGGGCTGAAGCGCACCTCGTCCTCGCTCGGGACCGCGGTCGCCGATCTCGTCACCAAGCGCAAGCTCGACCGCGCCATGCTCGACGACATCGAGGACGTGCTGCTGCGCGCCGACCTCGGCACATCAGTCGCGGTGCGGATCGCGGACGCTGTCGGCACCGGGCGCTACGACAAGGCGATCTCGGCCGACGAGGTCAAGGACGTCGTCGCGACCGAGGTCGAGAAAGTGCTGTCGCCGGTGGCAAAGCCCCTCGAGATCGACGCTGGCAAAAAGCCGTTCGTCATCCTCGTGGTCGGCGTCAACGGCTCCGGCAAGACCACGACCATCGGAAAACTCTCGCAAAAGTTCGCGTCCGAAGGCCGCAAGGTGATGCTGGCCGCCGGCGACACGTTTCGCGCGGCCGCCATCGAGCAGCTCAAGGTCTGGGGCGAGCGCACGAAAACGCCCGTGATCGCCGGCGCGCAGGGCTCGGATTCTGCCAGCCTTGCCTTCAACGCGCTGACGGCGGCAAAGGAGCAGAATGTCGACGTGCTCCTGATCGACACCGCCGGCCGCTTGCAGAACAAGGCCGAACTGATGAACGAGCTCGAAAAGGTCGTGCGCGTCATCCGCAAGGTGGACACCACCGCGCCCCATGCGGTGCTGCTGGTGCTCGATGCCACCGTTGGCCAGAACGCTCTGTCGCAGGTCGAAGCCTTCCACCGCACCGCCGGGGTCACCGGCCTCGTGATGACCAAGCTCGACGGCACCGCCCGCGGCGGCATCTTGGTGGCGCTCGCGGAGAAATTCAAACTGCCGGTGCATTTCATCGGCGTCGGCGAAGGCGTCGACGATCTCGCGCCGTTCACCGCGCGCGATTTCGCCCGCGCCATTGCCGGAATCGAGTCGTAG
- a CDS encoding septation protein A: MDKTQPHPLFKLATELGPLLVFFFVNAKFNLFAATGAFMVAIVVAMIASYVVTRHIPIMAIVTGVIVLVFGTLTLVLHDETFIKVKPTIIYALFAAILGGGLLFGRSFIAVMFDQMFNLTPQGWRILTLRWALFFAGMAVLNEIVWRTQSTDFWVNFKVFGVTPLTMVFAIAQMPLTKRYHLEPVSLEASEADAGDVRKG; encoded by the coding sequence ATGGACAAGACCCAGCCGCATCCGCTGTTCAAGCTCGCGACCGAGCTCGGTCCGCTGCTCGTGTTCTTCTTCGTGAATGCGAAGTTCAATCTGTTCGCCGCGACCGGCGCCTTCATGGTGGCGATCGTGGTGGCGATGATCGCCTCCTATGTGGTGACGCGCCACATCCCGATCATGGCGATCGTCACAGGCGTGATCGTGCTGGTGTTCGGCACGCTGACGCTGGTGCTGCACGACGAGACCTTCATCAAGGTCAAGCCGACCATCATCTACGCCCTGTTCGCCGCGATCCTTGGTGGCGGCCTGCTGTTCGGCCGCTCCTTCATCGCCGTCATGTTCGACCAGATGTTCAATCTGACGCCGCAGGGCTGGCGCATCCTCACGCTGCGCTGGGCGCTGTTCTTTGCCGGCATGGCGGTGCTGAACGAGATCGTCTGGCGCACCCAGAGCACGGACTTCTGGGTGAACTTCAAGGTGTTTGGCGTCACCCCGCTGACCATGGTCTTCGCCATCGCCCAGATGCCGCTGACCAAGCGCTACCACCTCGAGCCGGTGTCGCTGGAAGCGAGCGAAGCGGACGCGGGGGATGTAAGGAAGGGGTAG
- a CDS encoding DsbE family thiol:disulfide interchange protein, whose translation MSDQSTPAAPQRRTFLMVLPLIAFIGLALLFWFRLGSGDISRIPSALIGRPAPQTTLPPLEGLRADNAQVPGLDPAAFKGKVSLVNVWASWCVPCHDEAPLLTELAKDKRFELVGINYKDAADNARRFLGRYGNPFGRVGVDANGRASIEWGVYGVPETFVVGREGTIVYKLVGPITPDNLRTVLLPQMEKALKAGS comes from the coding sequence ATGAGCGATCAATCGACCCCCGCAGCGCCGCAGCGCCGCACCTTCCTGATGGTGCTGCCGCTGATCGCGTTCATTGGCCTCGCGCTGTTGTTCTGGTTCCGGCTCGGCAGCGGCGATATCTCGCGGATTCCGTCCGCGCTGATCGGTCGTCCCGCGCCGCAGACGACGCTGCCGCCGCTCGAGGGATTGCGGGCCGACAATGCGCAGGTGCCGGGGCTCGATCCCGCCGCGTTCAAGGGCAAGGTCAGCCTCGTCAATGTCTGGGCGTCCTGGTGCGTGCCGTGCCACGACGAGGCGCCGCTGCTGACCGAGCTCGCCAAGGACAAGCGCTTCGAGCTGGTCGGCATCAACTACAAGGACGCGGCCGACAATGCGCGGCGCTTCCTCGGCCGCTACGGCAACCCGTTCGGCCGCGTCGGCGTCGACGCCAACGGCCGCGCCTCGATCGAATGGGGCGTCTACGGCGTGCCGGAGACTTTTGTCGTCGGGCGCGAGGGCACCATCGTCTACAAGCTGGTGGGACCGATCACGCCGGACAATCTGCGCACGGTGTTGTTGCCGCAGATGGAGAAGGCGCTGAAGGCGGGCAGCTGA
- the ccmD gene encoding heme exporter protein CcmD, which produces MMMSLGPYASFIVTSYAAAALVVVILIGWIVLDYRSQTQRLRELERSGVTRRSGRSAT; this is translated from the coding sequence GTGATGATGTCGCTCGGTCCTTACGCCTCCTTCATCGTGACGTCCTATGCCGCAGCCGCCCTCGTGGTCGTGATCCTGATCGGCTGGATTGTGCTCGATTATCGCAGCCAGACCCAGCGCCTGCGCGAGCTCGAGCGCAGCGGCGTCACGCGTCGTTCGGGGCGCAGCGCGACATGA
- a CDS encoding heme ABC transporter permease — translation MTLIDLANPTRFLALTARVLPWLAAATVILLAIGLYQSALAPDDYQQGATVKIMFIHVPNAWLSMFVWGVMSIASLGTLVWRHPLADVAAKAAAPIGASFTFLALLTGSLWGRPMWGTYWEWDARLTSVLILFLMYLGLMALWRAVDDPSRAARAAAVLTLVGAINLPIIKFSVDWWNTLHQPASVMRMGGSSLDKSFLIPLLVMAVAFTLLFVTLHLAAMRNEILRRRVRSLQMMQASRVAFSSELSPGSREENASKGAA, via the coding sequence ATGACGCTGATCGACCTTGCCAACCCGACCCGGTTCCTCGCGCTGACGGCGCGGGTGCTGCCGTGGCTTGCGGCTGCGACCGTCATCCTGCTCGCCATCGGCCTCTACCAGTCTGCGCTTGCGCCCGACGATTATCAGCAGGGCGCGACCGTGAAGATCATGTTCATCCACGTGCCCAATGCCTGGCTGTCGATGTTCGTCTGGGGCGTGATGAGCATTGCTTCGCTGGGCACGCTGGTGTGGCGGCATCCGCTCGCCGACGTCGCCGCGAAGGCGGCAGCTCCGATCGGCGCCAGCTTCACCTTTCTCGCGCTGCTCACGGGCTCGCTGTGGGGCCGGCCGATGTGGGGCACCTATTGGGAATGGGACGCGCGGCTGACCTCGGTCTTGATCCTCTTCCTGATGTATCTCGGCCTGATGGCGCTGTGGCGCGCGGTCGACGATCCCTCGCGCGCGGCGCGCGCCGCCGCCGTGCTGACCCTGGTCGGCGCCATCAACCTGCCCATCATCAAGTTCTCGGTCGACTGGTGGAACACGCTGCACCAGCCGGCCTCGGTGATGCGCATGGGCGGCTCGTCGCTCGACAAATCCTTTTTGATTCCGCTGCTGGTGATGGCGGTCGCGTTCACGCTGCTGTTCGTCACGCTGCACCTGGCTGCGATGCGCAACGAGATCCTGCGCCGCCGCGTCCGCTCGCTGCAAATGATGCAGGCGAGCCGCGTCGCGTTTTCGAGCGAGTTGAGCCCCGGTTCGCGTGAAGAAAATGCGTCAAAAGGGGCTGCGTGA
- the ccmB gene encoding heme exporter protein CcmB, producing the protein MTALSALIRRDVRIALRVGGGALIGVLFFLTVVVLMPFAVGPDLALLSRLGPAILWLGALLASLLTLDRLFMADHEDGSLDLITMSRTPLELACAAKALAHWLAAGLPLIVATPVLGLLLNLDMVATGAVALTLLAGTPALTFTGMIGAALAVTLHRGGLLMAVLVLPLSIPVLIFGVAASQAVIVGPMTFGAPFSILCALSLVSLVIGPFAAAASLRHGLD; encoded by the coding sequence ATGACCGCCCTGTCCGCCCTGATCCGCCGGGATGTCAGGATCGCGCTCCGCGTTGGCGGCGGGGCGCTGATCGGGGTGCTGTTCTTCCTGACCGTGGTGGTGCTGATGCCGTTCGCGGTCGGGCCGGATCTGGCGCTGCTGTCGCGGCTGGGGCCGGCGATCCTGTGGCTCGGGGCGCTGCTGGCGAGCCTGCTGACGCTGGACCGGCTGTTTATGGCCGACCATGAGGACGGCTCGCTTGATCTGATCACGATGAGCCGGACACCGCTGGAACTCGCCTGCGCGGCCAAAGCGCTGGCGCATTGGCTGGCCGCCGGCCTGCCGCTGATTGTCGCAACCCCCGTGCTCGGCCTGCTGCTCAACCTCGACATGGTCGCCACCGGCGCGGTGGCGCTGACGCTTTTGGCGGGCACCCCGGCGCTGACCTTCACCGGCATGATCGGCGCAGCGCTGGCGGTGACGCTGCACCGGGGCGGGCTGCTGATGGCCGTGCTGGTGCTGCCGCTGTCGATTCCCGTGCTGATTTTCGGCGTCGCGGCCTCGCAGGCCGTGATCGTCGGTCCGATGACCTTCGGCGCGCCGTTCTCGATCCTGTGCGCGCTGTCGCTGGTCAGCCTCGTGATCGGTCCGTTCGCGGCGGCGGCGAGCCTGCGGCACGGGCTCGACTGA